A genomic window from Engraulis encrasicolus isolate BLACKSEA-1 chromosome 14, IST_EnEncr_1.0, whole genome shotgun sequence includes:
- the LOC134462949 gene encoding BEN domain-containing protein 6-like, whose amino-acid sequence MATQEKRGRRDGTMESDDGLVWFGEEQYCSKCKVLEQRVRELEEDRQWLRGLLDTMRRQLDTFSDMRTMLAELVTIHRQHLPVNSPPIVISPPPTDTSPPPTDTSPPPAKVKPQRTTRSPRPTTSSPPATAGQPANEDEENEEVVIGGTLRVNKLRLQRCNHVFPTKLVCDLLEVVFTRRELATSSLTGQKGSAKEEIKPPLEPTALKAIYEYTLNEFPNADISVLRGAVRNKLNNVSKVFKRTQMARKGLKHGGAEEDKGAAQKEQAGYGDAKRGSGT is encoded by the exons ATGGCAAcacaagaaaagagaggaaggcgAGACGGGACAATGGAGAGTGATGACGGTTTGGTGTGGTTTGGTGAG GAGCAATACTGTTCAAAATGCAAAGTCCTCGAGCAGCGAGTGAGAGAGCTGGAGGAAGATCGGCAGTGGTTAAGAGGCCTGCTGGACACTATGAGGCGACAGCTGGATACGTTCAGTG ATATGAGAACTATGCTGGCTGAGCTGGTGACCATCCATCGTCAGCATTTGCCAGTAAACAGCCCACCAATAGTCATCAGCCCTCCACCCACGGACACCAGCCCACCACCCACCGACACCAGCCCACCACCTGCCAAAGTCAAACCACAACGCACCACCCGCAGCCCGCGACCCACCACCAGCAGCCCGCCAGCCACCGCCGGCCAACCAGCCAATGAAGACGAGGAAAATGAGGAA GTTGTCATTGGAGGAACCCTCAGAGTAAACAAATTAAGACTGCAAAGATGCAACCACGTATTCCCAACCAAGCTAGTGTGCGACCTGCTCGAAGTGGTCTTTACAAGAAGAGAGCTGGCCACCTCGTCCCTGACAGGACAGAAGGGCAGTGCCAAAGAGGAAATAAAGCCACCGCTGGAGCCTACTGCGCTCAAAGCTATCTATG AATACACTTTGAACGAATTTCCCAATGCGGACATATCGGTCCTAAGAGGAGCAGTCAGGAATAAGCTCAACAATGTCAGCAAGGTGTTTAAGAGAACGCA AATGGCCAGGAaagggcttaaa catggaggagcagaggaggacaaGGGGGCGGCCCAAAAAGAACAGGCAGGGTACGGAGATGCCAAACGGGGATCTGGAACTTAG